Proteins from one Mesotoga infera genomic window:
- a CDS encoding OadG family protein, whose protein sequence is MDQYLQITIIGIAVVFFTLAILYFIFNILGKLLSRDDKKKIMPRVVSPSPAADYGRIEERSSQDAEAVAAISAAILEIIGHENFQIKSLKPVPIALPSAWKRRDPVVYWRLRRSKN, encoded by the coding sequence ATGGATCAGTATCTTCAGATAACAATCATAGGTATCGCGGTTGTCTTCTTTACACTTGCGATTCTCTATTTCATATTCAACATATTGGGTAAACTTTTATCCAGGGACGATAAAAAGAAGATCATGCCCAGAGTCGTTTCACCTTCTCCAGCGGCAGATTATGGAAGAATAGAAGAGAGGTCTTCGCAGGATGCCGAAGCCGTTGCCGCTATAAGTGCGGCTATACTGGAAATCATCGGACATGAAAACTTTCAGATAAAATCATTGAAACCGGTCCCGATAGCTCTGCCATCGGCCTGGAAAAGACGGGACCCTGTGGTTTACTGGAGACTAAGGAGGAGCAAGAATTGA
- a CDS encoding biotin/lipoyl-containing protein translates to MRRFRVRVNGKEYDVEVEELSSQTQVQQTVSETPEVPVAAGKTEPVKKVEEVKRSEPQAGERSSQSGGTGGINVVSPMSGTILEVFVSVGDSVSIGQKLVILEAMKMENSILAESSGTVRQVKIRKGDNIDAGETMIVLGS, encoded by the coding sequence TTGAGAAGGTTCAGGGTTAGGGTTAATGGAAAAGAATACGACGTAGAAGTCGAAGAGTTGTCTTCGCAAACACAGGTCCAGCAGACGGTGAGTGAAACTCCGGAGGTGCCTGTAGCTGCCGGGAAAACGGAACCTGTGAAAAAGGTCGAAGAAGTTAAAAGGTCCGAACCGCAGGCCGGAGAGAGGTCTTCCCAATCGGGTGGTACCGGAGGAATTAATGTTGTCTCTCCGATGTCTGGAACGATCCTCGAGGTTTTCGTCTCCGTTGGCGATAGCGTTAGCATCGGTCAGAAACTGGTGATACTGGAAGCCATGAAGATGGAAAACAGCATTCTGGCGGAGAGTTCGGGAACGGTCCGACAGGTTAAGATCCGTAAGGGCGACAATATAGATGCCGGAGAGACTATGATAGTTCTCGGATCATAA
- a CDS encoding SprT-like domain-containing protein yields the protein MKFPDDRELVTLSRILSLKVFGVFPDIPFSFNSRLKRVLGRLVYLKAAGRYKPLRIEIASSIYANEELLKGTILHELSHYYLMINGRDFSHSSQDFKKLSSELGFDIRVPAKVESSRGSENS from the coding sequence ATGAAGTTTCCAGATGACAGGGAACTGGTAACTCTGTCAAGAATTCTTTCATTAAAGGTTTTCGGGGTCTTTCCCGATATACCTTTTTCGTTCAATTCGAGACTAAAAAGAGTTCTCGGCAGGCTTGTTTATCTGAAGGCTGCCGGTCGTTACAAGCCGTTGAGAATAGAAATAGCCTCCTCGATTTACGCGAACGAAGAGCTTCTCAAAGGCACAATACTTCACGAGCTCTCGCATTATTATCTCATGATAAATGGAAGAGACTTCTCGCATTCTTCGCAAGACTTCAAAAAACTCTCCAGTGAACTGGGCTTCGATATAAGAGTACCCGCAAAAGTCGAATCTTCCAGAGGATCGGAAAATAGTTGA
- a CDS encoding DNA polymerase Y family protein: MTGIEYIAHIDMDAFFASVEQAANPCLKGRPIAVTGIGKRHSVVTSASYEAKRFGVRSGMPFFQAVKLCPDLMAVKVQSRKYEYVSREIMKMLTSVSPRIMVTSIDEAYVDLGFYTRLEEALESFIKFKHDLKESFGITASVGVTVNPVLSKIASDYLKPNGFVVVKKGLERTFLKQIPLGDVPGIGKHTLIKLESMGYKTVGEVLEEFERNPIKLYTAFGNSFLGLIQSLSKNSFSREIFFREEPPKSISHSMTLSVDITDRELVMRVANFLAARVVYRLGRCSMESAGLTVHLKYSDGKLRRLSKRLGSTISSIKDMTEILPWMIESIWKGEAIRAVGITCWNLTEKKNGEQLSLFEAKRNPLETALEIEKKFGEYSIFPGNILFLPGIRRVEKPSDLHYQGFCRRQVSC, from the coding sequence ATGACGGGCATAGAATACATTGCTCACATAGATATGGACGCTTTCTTCGCGAGTGTAGAGCAAGCGGCCAACCCCTGCTTGAAAGGACGCCCTATCGCCGTCACCGGAATCGGTAAACGCCATTCGGTAGTTACTTCGGCCAGTTACGAAGCTAAAAGATTCGGTGTGAGATCAGGAATGCCCTTCTTTCAGGCCGTTAAGCTCTGTCCCGATTTGATGGCAGTCAAGGTGCAATCAAGGAAGTACGAATATGTTTCCAGAGAAATCATGAAAATGCTCACCAGCGTTTCCCCGAGAATAATGGTGACAAGTATAGATGAGGCTTACGTCGACCTAGGTTTCTACACAAGGCTCGAGGAGGCTCTGGAGAGTTTCATAAAGTTCAAACACGATTTGAAAGAGAGTTTCGGGATAACGGCCTCTGTGGGGGTTACTGTCAATCCAGTGCTTTCCAAAATCGCGAGCGATTATTTGAAGCCGAACGGTTTTGTAGTCGTGAAGAAAGGTCTAGAAAGGACTTTTCTGAAGCAGATACCTCTTGGCGACGTCCCGGGCATCGGGAAGCATACACTGATCAAACTGGAATCGATGGGTTACAAAACGGTCGGAGAAGTTCTCGAGGAGTTCGAAAGAAATCCCATAAAACTCTACACCGCTTTCGGGAACAGCTTCTTGGGACTAATTCAGAGTCTCTCAAAAAATAGTTTTTCTCGGGAGATTTTTTTCAGAGAGGAACCACCCAAATCCATAAGCCATTCCATGACTCTTTCTGTGGATATCACCGATCGGGAACTGGTGATGAGGGTAGCCAACTTCCTGGCCGCCAGAGTTGTTTACAGACTTGGGAGATGTTCTATGGAAAGTGCGGGACTCACTGTTCATCTGAAGTACTCCGACGGAAAGTTGCGCAGACTTTCGAAAAGACTCGGTTCCACGATCTCCTCCATAAAGGATATGACCGAAATCCTGCCGTGGATGATCGAATCCATCTGGAAGGGTGAGGCCATCAGGGCCGTCGGCATTACCTGCTGGAACCTCACCGAAAAGAAGAACGGAGAGCAACTCTCACTCTTCGAAGCGAAGAGAAACCCGCTGGAAACGGCGCTGGAGATCGAAAAAAAGTTTGGAGAGTATTCGATCTTTCCCGGCAATATACTATTCCTTCCCGGAATCAGAAGAGTCGAGAAACCTTCCGATCTCCATTACCAGGGCTTCTGCCGTCGCCAGGTTAGTTGCTAA
- a CDS encoding methylglyoxal synthase, whose protein sequence is MSKIPRVALIAHDKKKIDLIMFVREHLDVFKNCRLYATSTTGNLLKEKVKLELTSFKSGPLGGDLQIGSLIANDEVDFVIFLRDPLTAQPHEPDVTALLRVCDVHNKPLATNLATAEALVMEIGRFLDSSDSGKE, encoded by the coding sequence ATGAGCAAGATTCCAAGAGTTGCCCTCATAGCACACGATAAAAAGAAAATCGATCTCATAATGTTCGTCAGAGAACATCTGGACGTTTTCAAAAACTGCCGGCTCTACGCTACCAGTACAACCGGAAACCTTCTGAAAGAGAAAGTCAAACTAGAGTTGACTTCCTTCAAATCCGGTCCACTCGGTGGAGACCTTCAGATCGGTTCTTTGATTGCCAACGACGAGGTAGACTTCGTAATCTTTCTCAGAGACCCTCTCACGGCACAGCCCCACGAACCGGATGTTACCGCCCTGCTCAGAGTCTGCGATGTTCACAACAAACCCTTAGCAACTAACCTGGCGACGGCAGAAGCCCTGGTAATGGAGATCGGAAGGTTTCTCGACTCTTCTGATTCCGGGAAGGAATAG
- a CDS encoding NAD(P)H-hydrate dehydratase codes for MKVAFPVQMRRIDELIIERGIPSVLLMENASRSVLEEVLKYPTVKEIAILCGGGNNGGDGYAIGRLLLNAGKTVSVIECYHPSTPDAIFNASLFVSFGGGIHACEESTVESLLSRADMVIDSIFGTGFHGELQGRVAELVEYINGLKSVKLAVDIPSGVSGFDGSVRGIAFRADKTVTFGAGKVGHYLYPGRDYCGEVVVRSEGFSREILDRQLDSSVIDEELVLELLPERHADSHKGTYGAVLIVGGSEIYTGAPFLSALGALRSGCGLTYTYTPPEAAAVIRSNLPEVIAIVGKGPHIFRDDLDTIVEIAKKADSIVIGPGIGRNEETAETVLELLKVFSKSSMVLDADGLYALSKDLTVLSRTEDILLTPHPGEFRRLCGETDLKSLMDFCENFHCRVILKGSSSVLCNPYGKLSINITGTTGLAKGGSGDLLSGTIGSFAAQTGDLERAGILGMYFMGKAAELSDESDASNTASSIGKEYSRVFSCLVEGARGEKHGIGT; via the coding sequence TTGAAAGTTGCCTTTCCGGTGCAGATGAGAAGAATAGACGAACTGATCATCGAAAGAGGGATCCCCTCTGTACTTCTAATGGAAAATGCTTCGAGGAGCGTACTTGAGGAAGTTCTGAAATACCCCACGGTCAAAGAGATTGCGATACTTTGCGGTGGAGGTAACAACGGTGGGGACGGTTACGCGATAGGGAGGTTGCTGTTGAACGCCGGAAAGACTGTATCTGTAATCGAGTGCTATCACCCTTCCACGCCGGACGCGATCTTCAACGCTTCACTCTTTGTCTCTTTTGGAGGAGGGATACATGCTTGCGAAGAGAGTACGGTCGAAAGCCTCCTTTCACGCGCCGATATGGTAATAGACTCCATATTCGGTACGGGTTTTCATGGAGAGTTGCAGGGTAGAGTCGCCGAGCTTGTAGAGTACATAAACGGACTGAAATCCGTGAAATTGGCAGTTGACATCCCCTCTGGAGTTTCCGGTTTCGATGGAAGCGTTAGAGGAATTGCTTTCAGGGCCGATAAAACTGTGACTTTCGGGGCCGGGAAGGTAGGTCATTACCTCTACCCCGGGCGTGATTACTGCGGCGAGGTGGTTGTGAGAAGCGAGGGTTTCTCCAGAGAGATTCTGGATAGACAACTCGATTCGTCGGTCATAGATGAGGAACTGGTTCTGGAACTCCTCCCGGAACGTCACGCCGACAGCCATAAGGGTACATATGGAGCGGTGTTGATCGTTGGCGGAAGCGAAATCTACACTGGAGCACCCTTTCTGAGCGCGCTCGGTGCACTGAGGTCCGGCTGCGGCCTGACCTACACCTACACTCCCCCAGAAGCGGCTGCTGTGATACGGAGCAACCTTCCCGAGGTAATTGCAATCGTTGGCAAGGGGCCGCACATATTCCGCGACGATCTGGACACGATAGTCGAAATCGCGAAGAAGGCAGATTCTATCGTTATAGGTCCGGGAATAGGAAGAAATGAAGAAACGGCGGAAACCGTTCTGGAGTTGCTGAAGGTCTTCTCGAAAAGCAGCATGGTTCTGGATGCCGATGGCCTGTACGCTCTCTCTAAAGATTTGACCGTACTGTCGCGCACGGAGGATATCCTCCTGACCCCACACCCCGGCGAGTTCAGACGCCTGTGCGGTGAGACCGATCTAAAATCTCTGATGGATTTCTGCGAGAACTTCCATTGTAGAGTTATCTTGAAGGGTTCGAGTTCCGTTTTATGCAACCCTTATGGAAAGTTGAGCATAAACATCACCGGTACGACAGGCCTCGCGAAAGGCGGCAGCGGCGATCTTTTGAGCGGTACGATCGGAAGTTTTGCGGCTCAGACCGGAGATCTCGAAAGAGCCGGAATTCTTGGAATGTATTTCATGGGGAAAGCGGCGGAATTGAGCGATGAATCTGACGCGTCGAATACCGCTTCCAGTATCGGGAAAGAATACTCCCGGGTATTTTCCTGTCTGGTTGAAGGAGCAAGGGGAGAGAAACATGGAATTGGGACATGA
- a CDS encoding RNA polymerase factor sigma-54, producing MQLNSQEINAELEEIVQANPLLEIKRDDYDLIEDGEDKEKRNEDEENAEDGDLYSQPIQYSVYMREESSDREGWDFDRLEPQQPTFREILKDFAYYILDDRQYSLFETLLDNMDDHGLLSRDLEAIAKEVACSLEELDSIIEALRESGFDGVFARNREELDDLMDSGFFPSSGYSDGAFVRYVEPDLYIEFFDEKFMVTVRDCSLILNIEDSYREILENGQKDARDYLENKLEEAQFFISALERRKTTLLAIGNEIVMRNAVFLLNRGDKIRPLKMNEIADKLGVVVSTVSRAVKGKFIQTPVGTFPLRYFFGNLQEKEQALEIIAEIVKNNEEISDSRLVSELNNRGISIARRTVNKYRNLLGLGKDSQS from the coding sequence TTGCAGCTGAACTCTCAAGAAATAAACGCGGAGCTAGAGGAGATAGTGCAGGCCAATCCTCTACTCGAGATCAAGAGAGACGATTACGACCTCATCGAAGACGGTGAGGATAAAGAAAAAAGAAACGAAGATGAAGAGAACGCCGAAGATGGAGATCTCTACTCTCAGCCGATACAGTACTCGGTTTACATGAGAGAAGAGAGTTCGGATAGGGAAGGCTGGGACTTCGACAGGTTAGAGCCACAACAACCTACTTTCAGAGAGATACTCAAGGATTTCGCTTACTACATTCTCGATGATAGACAGTACAGTCTTTTCGAAACGCTTCTGGATAACATGGACGACCACGGTCTACTCAGCAGGGATCTCGAAGCGATAGCGAAGGAGGTTGCATGTAGTCTGGAGGAACTCGACTCGATTATAGAGGCGCTCAGGGAGAGCGGCTTCGATGGTGTCTTTGCCAGGAACAGGGAAGAACTTGACGACCTTATGGACAGTGGTTTTTTCCCTTCCTCGGGCTACAGCGATGGAGCTTTTGTTCGTTACGTCGAACCAGATCTTTACATCGAATTCTTCGACGAGAAATTCATGGTAACCGTCAGAGACTGTTCGTTGATTCTCAATATCGAGGACTCTTACAGAGAGATCCTTGAAAACGGCCAGAAGGACGCCAGAGATTATCTGGAAAACAAACTAGAAGAGGCCCAGTTCTTTATCAGCGCTCTAGAGAGGAGAAAGACGACGCTTCTGGCCATAGGAAACGAAATAGTCATGAGAAATGCTGTCTTTCTCCTCAACCGGGGAGATAAGATAAGACCTCTAAAGATGAACGAAATTGCTGATAAACTCGGCGTTGTGGTGTCAACCGTAAGCCGAGCCGTGAAGGGTAAATTCATTCAGACTCCCGTAGGCACTTTTCCTTTGAGGTATTTCTTTGGAAACCTCCAGGAAAAGGAACAAGCTCTGGAGATCATAGCGGAGATCGTAAAAAATAACGAAGAGATATCAGATTCACGGCTGGTGAGTGAGTTAAACAACAGGGGAATATCGATCGCCAGGCGCACTGTCAACAAGTACCGTAACCTTTTAGGTCTCGGAAAGGATAGCCAGTCTTGA
- a CDS encoding thiamine diphosphokinase, whose amino-acid sequence MDVIVAADSGAEKLRELERPPEILVGDMDSISPATLEWCRKSGTQILIFPPEKDDTDTTLAIKILYERGALEVDIFGASGRREDHFLATLFSIYGADANMKLLITEENFQAGLIRSDSRTIMEAIEGETWSFLPFGSGLPVVTLEGFKYPLEGQTLDYTRPLGVSNVATGSLVKVMCRGGALLYFRWLKEF is encoded by the coding sequence ATGGATGTGATAGTTGCCGCCGATTCTGGCGCCGAAAAACTCCGCGAACTCGAAAGACCGCCGGAGATACTGGTGGGAGATATGGATTCGATATCTCCCGCAACTCTCGAATGGTGCAGGAAAAGTGGTACCCAGATTCTGATCTTTCCGCCGGAGAAGGATGATACTGACACGACGCTGGCCATAAAGATCCTTTACGAAAGGGGCGCGCTCGAAGTTGATATCTTCGGCGCATCGGGAAGGCGCGAGGACCACTTCCTGGCGACGCTCTTCTCTATCTACGGCGCCGATGCTAACATGAAACTCCTCATAACCGAGGAGAACTTCCAGGCCGGTCTCATAAGGAGTGATTCCCGCACTATCATGGAAGCTATCGAGGGCGAAACCTGGTCTTTTTTACCTTTTGGCAGTGGCCTTCCGGTTGTGACTCTGGAAGGGTTCAAGTATCCTCTGGAGGGGCAAACTCTTGATTACACCAGACCTCTCGGGGTTTCAAATGTGGCCACGGGATCTCTGGTGAAAGTAATGTGCAGAGGAGGTGCACTTCTTTATTTCAGATGGTTGAAAGAGTTCTGA
- the yfcE gene encoding phosphodiesterase yields the protein MVERVLILSDTHGAFERTKTLIDCFGPFEMILHCGDYLYHGPRNSIPADYDPISLSTLFKDMGYRLVGVKGNCDSEIDLTLIGKDRLPDSRVVHINGLEIYLFHGHRNENPPFERGLVISGHTHLRGLMRKGFLFLLNPGSPSLPKDESTGSFGTIDFKKREISIFNLTGVKSAGETF from the coding sequence ATGGTTGAAAGAGTTCTGATACTATCCGATACACACGGGGCTTTTGAAAGAACAAAAACGCTCATAGATTGCTTCGGTCCTTTCGAAATGATCCTCCACTGCGGAGATTATCTCTACCACGGTCCACGCAACTCCATTCCCGCCGATTACGACCCCATTTCTCTTTCAACGCTCTTCAAAGATATGGGGTATAGACTCGTGGGAGTCAAAGGGAATTGTGATAGTGAAATAGATCTGACCTTGATCGGCAAAGACAGACTGCCGGACTCGAGAGTTGTGCACATAAACGGGCTCGAGATTTACCTATTCCATGGGCACAGAAATGAGAATCCTCCCTTCGAAAGGGGACTGGTGATCAGCGGCCACACGCATTTGCGTGGACTGATGAGGAAAGGCTTCTTGTTTTTGCTAAATCCGGGAAGTCCTTCACTTCCAAAGGACGAATCTACTGGTTCTTTCGGTACAATCGACTTCAAAAAAAGAGAGATCTCAATTTTCAACCTTACCGGTGTCAAATCGGCAGGCGAAACTTTCTGA
- a CDS encoding MBL fold metallo-hydrolase yields the protein MLLKWHGHSCFSVVSRERTLLIDPFDEGVGYPLPAVKPSIIVESHQHHDHNSHDRYAGEYVLINRTGKTQAHGFSIEGYPTFHDEFGGKKRGPNIVFEIITPDGFRIVHCGDLGHRLTEELSSRLEGPDVLLIPVGGVYTIDAAVAREITRRIGPSFVVPMHYKTKALRFELGSVDPFIAGEPFESLKELRLETKSSVGTKIVVLSYS from the coding sequence ATGTTGTTGAAATGGCATGGACATTCATGTTTTTCTGTGGTTTCCAGAGAGAGGACTCTACTGATAGATCCCTTCGATGAGGGGGTCGGTTATCCGCTGCCGGCGGTAAAGCCGTCCATAATAGTTGAATCCCATCAGCACCACGATCACAATTCTCACGACAGATATGCAGGCGAGTACGTTCTGATTAACAGAACCGGTAAAACACAGGCCCATGGATTCTCTATCGAGGGTTATCCCACCTTTCACGATGAATTCGGCGGGAAAAAGCGTGGGCCTAACATCGTATTTGAGATAATCACTCCCGACGGCTTCAGGATAGTTCACTGTGGTGATCTCGGTCACAGACTCACCGAGGAGCTTTCGAGCAGGCTCGAGGGGCCGGATGTTTTACTGATTCCGGTTGGTGGTGTCTATACGATCGATGCGGCCGTCGCAAGAGAGATAACAAGGAGGATCGGGCCCTCGTTCGTGGTTCCCATGCATTACAAAACGAAAGCCCTGAGGTTCGAACTGGGTTCTGTGGATCCATTCATCGCCGGTGAACCTTTCGAAAGCTTGAAGGAACTCAGGCTGGAAACCAAGAGTTCCGTTGGTACAAAGATCGTTGTTCTAAGTTACAGCTGA
- a CDS encoding L7Ae/L30e/S12e/Gadd45 family ribosomal protein, with product MDEKKLMSLLGIGRKANKVVFGKDQLRSYLRQPVKNKILFLASDTSASIKEGWISRCKSHGARCVLLKEHDRIALGKAIGKNNISAVAISDGGLAEEISKMMTQAGGD from the coding sequence ATGGACGAAAAGAAGTTGATGTCTCTCCTGGGAATCGGTAGAAAGGCAAACAAGGTTGTGTTTGGCAAGGATCAATTGAGAAGTTACTTGAGGCAGCCGGTTAAAAACAAAATACTTTTTCTGGCGAGCGACACCAGCGCTTCTATAAAAGAAGGCTGGATTTCAAGATGCAAAAGCCACGGTGCCAGGTGCGTCCTCCTCAAAGAACACGACCGTATCGCTCTGGGAAAAGCCATCGGAAAGAACAACATATCGGCGGTAGCGATATCCGACGGTGGCTTAGCAGAGGAGATTTCAAAGATGATGACGCAGGCGGGAGGTGACTGA
- the infB gene encoding translation initiation factor IF-2, producing MPKARVYELAKRLNISARELLDELEELGVTVKNHMSVLDDETVNIIVGLYEEEKKETVRKNEKAKSKVQEKEVKKLEKKLVSKEETPQEKKAPIQQEARTIKLKSNEFKLDILAKKMNIPISKIIKDQFMKGIILRPGQILSMEDTRNIASQYGWEIELIQEDEINPFERLVESYQNAYREGTRLVQRPPVVTVMGHVDHGKTTLLDRIRKAKVAEGEIGGITQSIGAYQVEIRGKKITFIDTPGHEAFTEMRARGAQATDIVVLVVAADDGVMPQTIEAYNHAKTANVPIIVAINKIDKPNANIDLTKQQLASKLGLVPEDWGGDTVTVPVSAKTGKGVEDVLEMILLVSEVADIKCIPQGHARGIIIDSKLDKAMGPLATLVVKDGVLKVGDYVVAGSSAGRVKALINENGKRIKEAHPSDPVQIIGFDEVPDVHSIVYVVDDLDTSRALSQYSKGQLQKEKSVTNRRHVRLEEFLSMTGESNEKKDLKLILKADSFGAVEALKQAMSKLENTDVRIEVVHSGIGSINSSDVMLASASDAVIMGFKVKPDAQARHQADVEGVQIKVYDIIFNLIDDLKKALEGLLEPEEVEEVTGRGHVKKIFKISKVGTIAGVQLIEGHVLKKGKMRVYRNNEEIADVDIEFLKHYKDDASRVDAPKECGIKAVGFDEFEEGDQLEFHTKKSVRRTIDFNE from the coding sequence ATGCCAAAGGCCAGAGTGTATGAGCTTGCTAAAAGATTAAATATATCGGCAAGAGAACTGCTGGATGAGCTGGAAGAGCTCGGTGTTACTGTTAAGAACCATATGTCGGTTCTCGACGATGAAACTGTGAATATCATAGTGGGCCTCTATGAAGAAGAGAAAAAAGAAACGGTGAGAAAGAACGAAAAGGCCAAGAGTAAGGTTCAGGAAAAGGAAGTTAAAAAACTTGAGAAGAAGCTCGTTTCCAAGGAGGAGACGCCCCAGGAAAAAAAGGCTCCTATCCAGCAGGAGGCCAGAACGATAAAACTAAAAAGCAATGAATTCAAACTCGACATACTGGCCAAGAAAATGAATATCCCGATTTCGAAGATAATCAAAGACCAATTCATGAAAGGGATAATCCTGAGACCGGGGCAGATACTTTCCATGGAAGACACGAGAAACATTGCATCTCAGTACGGATGGGAAATAGAGCTCATTCAGGAAGATGAAATTAATCCCTTTGAGAGGCTAGTAGAATCTTACCAGAACGCCTACAGGGAAGGAACAAGGCTTGTTCAGAGACCTCCTGTGGTAACTGTTATGGGTCATGTTGACCATGGAAAGACAACATTGCTCGACAGGATAAGGAAGGCAAAGGTCGCAGAAGGCGAGATCGGGGGTATAACACAGTCTATAGGTGCGTACCAGGTAGAAATCAGGGGAAAGAAGATAACCTTCATCGATACACCCGGTCACGAGGCCTTTACTGAGATGAGGGCGCGAGGCGCCCAGGCCACGGACATAGTGGTACTGGTAGTGGCAGCGGACGATGGCGTCATGCCTCAGACTATCGAAGCCTACAATCACGCGAAGACCGCCAACGTTCCAATAATCGTCGCCATTAATAAAATAGACAAGCCCAACGCAAACATAGATCTCACGAAGCAACAACTGGCTTCGAAACTTGGCCTAGTTCCGGAAGACTGGGGCGGTGACACCGTCACTGTTCCCGTATCTGCCAAAACCGGAAAAGGTGTCGAAGACGTTCTCGAGATGATTCTGCTGGTCTCCGAGGTGGCCGATATAAAGTGCATACCTCAGGGTCACGCGCGTGGAATAATCATCGACTCAAAACTTGACAAAGCCATGGGTCCTCTGGCTACGCTGGTCGTCAAAGATGGAGTTCTAAAGGTAGGAGACTACGTAGTCGCCGGTAGTTCGGCCGGAAGGGTGAAGGCGCTGATAAACGAAAACGGCAAGCGGATTAAAGAGGCACATCCTTCCGATCCCGTACAGATCATCGGTTTCGATGAAGTACCGGATGTTCACAGTATCGTCTATGTTGTGGACGATCTCGATACATCCAGGGCTCTTTCTCAGTACAGCAAGGGACAACTGCAGAAGGAGAAGTCGGTAACTAACAGACGCCACGTTCGACTGGAGGAGTTCCTTTCTATGACCGGCGAGTCGAATGAGAAGAAGGATCTAAAACTCATACTCAAGGCCGATTCTTTTGGCGCCGTTGAGGCTTTAAAACAGGCCATGTCGAAATTGGAAAACACCGATGTGCGGATAGAAGTGGTGCATTCGGGAATAGGTTCGATTAATTCTAGCGATGTTATGCTTGCGTCGGCTTCCGATGCTGTAATAATGGGGTTCAAGGTCAAACCCGACGCTCAAGCCCGTCATCAGGCCGATGTGGAAGGCGTTCAAATAAAGGTTTACGATATCATATTCAACCTTATCGATGATCTGAAGAAAGCGCTAGAAGGTTTGCTGGAACCTGAAGAGGTTGAAGAAGTGACCGGTCGGGGACATGTGAAAAAGATCTTTAAAATAAGCAAGGTCGGTACGATCGCCGGTGTTCAATTGATCGAGGGACACGTCCTTAAAAAGGGGAAGATGCGCGTTTATAGAAACAACGAAGAAATTGCCGATGTAGATATAGAGTTTCTAAAACATTACAAAGACGATGCTAGCAGGGTGGATGCTCCCAAAGAGTGTGGAATAAAAGCCGTCGGGTTCGACGAATTCGAAGAAGGAGATCAGCTGGAGTTCCACACCAAAAAGAGCGTTAGGAGAACCATTGATTTCAACGAATAG
- a CDS encoding metal-dependent hydrolase — protein sequence MPDFKTHITWGLFSYPIYMLAAMLIIEISKLPMIVDSRIIGTGYLLYILGSDLPDIDSKQALIKRTLEVMIAGVVSSIIYSSLISPKLQPVLLSWIYSLPVAVTISFSMAIICGIVTSKILDLLSHRGFFHTFWAGLLYGAVVLALLLPRSGVSTGNFSYTEIGFLSLAGTTGYYLHLLLDRIETSKKKRKRALSVQEKGPH from the coding sequence ATGCCCGATTTCAAAACACATATTACGTGGGGACTCTTTTCCTATCCTATATATATGCTCGCTGCAATGTTGATCATAGAGATTTCCAAACTTCCAATGATCGTCGATAGCCGAATAATCGGGACAGGTTATCTTCTCTACATTCTGGGGAGCGATCTGCCGGATATCGATTCGAAACAGGCACTTATTAAACGTACTCTGGAGGTCATGATAGCCGGAGTAGTTTCATCGATTATATATTCTTCGCTTATATCGCCTAAGCTTCAACCCGTTCTTCTTTCATGGATCTACTCTCTTCCTGTCGCAGTGACTATTTCTTTTTCTATGGCGATAATTTGCGGAATCGTGACTTCGAAGATACTTGATTTACTGAGCCACAGGGGCTTCTTTCACACCTTCTGGGCCGGACTTCTCTACGGCGCTGTTGTTCTGGCTCTTCTGCTCCCCAGGTCGGGAGTTTCTACCGGCAACTTTTCTTATACGGAGATAGGTTTCCTCTCGTTGGCAGGGACTACCGGATACTATCTGCACCTTCTGCTGGACAGGATCGAGACTTCAAAGAAGAAAAGGAAAAGAGCCCTCTCCGTACAGGAAAAGGGCCCTCATTAA